The Caloenas nicobarica isolate bCalNic1 chromosome 15, bCalNic1.hap1, whole genome shotgun sequence genome includes a region encoding these proteins:
- the BCL2L1 gene encoding bcl-2-like protein 1, which yields MSSSNRELVIDFVSYKLSQKGYSWSQLEEEDENRTDFAAEEAEMDGVLNGSPSWHPPPSHVVNGAAVHRSGLEVHEIIQTADVRQALREAGDEFELRYRRAFSDLTSQLHITPGTAYQSFEQVVNELFRDGVNWGRIVAFFSFGGALCVESVDKEMRVLVGRIVSWMTTYLTDHLDPWIQENGGWGRFVDLYGNNAAAEVRKGQETFNKWLLTGATVAGVLLLGSLLSRK from the exons ATGTCCAGCAGTAACCGGGAGTTAGTGATTGACTTTGTTTCCTACAAGCTCTCACAGAAGGGATACAGCTGGAgtcagctggaggaggaggatgagaaCAGGACTGACTTTGCTGCGGAGGAGGCCGAGATGGACGGCGTCCTCAACGGGAGCCCCTCCTGGCACCCGCCCCCCAGCCACGTAGTGAACGGAGCTGCCGTGCACCGGAGCGGCCTCGAAGTCCATGAAATCATTCAAACAGCCGACGTGAGGCAGGCGCTGAGGGAGGCGGGGGATGAGTTTGAGCTGAGGTACCGGCGGGCATTCAGCGACCTCACTTCCCAGCTCCACATCACCCCCGGCACAGCGTATCAGAGCTTTGAGCAGGTAGTGAACGAACTCTTCCGTGATGGAGTGAACTGGGGCCGCATCGTGGCTTTCTTCTCCTTCGGAGGAGCGTTGTGCGTGGAGAGCGTTGACAAGGAGATGCGGGTATTGGTGGGACGCATTGTGTCTTGGATGACCACGTACTTGACCGACCACCTAGACCCCTGGATCCAGGAGAATGGCGGATGG GGGCGGTTTGTGGACCTCTACGGGAACAATGCTGCTGCCGAGGTGAGGAAGGGCCAGGAGACCTTCAACAAGTGGCTCCTGACTGGGGCAACGGTGGCAGGCGTGCTTCTGCTGGGATCCCTGCTGAGCCGCAAGTGA